The following proteins are encoded in a genomic region of Glycine soja cultivar W05 chromosome 17, ASM419377v2, whole genome shotgun sequence:
- the LOC114391982 gene encoding mitochondrial thiamine diphosphate carrier 2-like, translating into MEEPSKLKRAMIDSWAGAISGGISRTVTSPLDVIKIRFQVQLEPTSSWALLRKDLAAASKYTGMFQATKDILREEGVQGFWRGNVPALLMVMPYTAIQFTVLHKLKTFASGSSKSENHINLSPCLSYLSGALAGCAATLGSYPFDLLRTILASQGEPKVYPNMRSAFMDIIHTRGFQGLYSGLSPTLVEIIPYAGLQFGTYDTFKRWGMAWNHRYSNTSAEDNLSSFQLFLCGLAAGTCAKLVCHPLDVVKKRFQIEGLQRHPRYGARVEHRAYRNMPDAMQRIFRLEGWAGLYKGIIPSTVKAAPAGAVTFVAYELTSDWLESTFN; encoded by the exons ATGGAGGAACCGAGCAAACTGAAGCGTGCCATGATTGATTCCTGGGCTGGGGCAATTTCTGGTGGAATATCACGGACAGTTACCTCGCCCCTCGATGTTATTAAGATTCGATTCCAG GTTCAGCTAGAGCCCACATCTTCATGGGCTTTATTACGGAAGGATTTGGCTGCAGCATCAAAATACACTGGTATGTTTCAAGCAACCAAGGACATTCTTAGAGAAGAAGGCGTACAG GGGTTTTGGCGGGGAAATGTGCCGGCATTGCTCATGGTTATGCCATATACAGCTATACAATTTACAGTTTTACACAAGTTGAAGACTTTTGCCTCTGGTTCTTCCAAATCAG agaaTCACATTAATTTGAGCCCTTGTCTATCCTACCTCAGTGGGGCATTAGCTGGGTGTGCAGCTACATTAGGTTCTTATCCCTTTGATCTTCTCCGAACTATATTAGCTTCTCAAGGTGAACCAAAG GTATATCCAAACATGAGGTCTGCATTCATGGATATCATCCATACTCGTGGATTCCAAGGCTTGTATTCTGGATTATCGCCAACTTTAGTGGAGATTATACCTTATGCAGGCCTACAATTTGGCACATATGATACATTTAAGCGTTGGGGCATG GCTTGGAATCATAGATACTCCAACACTTCTGCAGAAGATAACCTCTCTAGCTTTCAGCTTTTCCTTTGTGGATTGGCAGCGGGAACATGTGCCAAGCTTGTCTGTCATCCACTAGATGTTGTCAAAAAAAGATTTCAG ATTGAAGGGCTTCAAAGGCATCCAAGATATGGAGCTCGAGTTGAGCATCGTGCATACAGGAATATGCCTGATGCCATGCAACGGATATTTCGATTAGAGGGTTGGGCTGGTCTGTACAAGGGGATAATTCCATCAACTGTCAAAGCTGCACCTGCTGGTGCTGTGACATTTGTTGCTTATGAATTGACATCAGATTGGTTAGAGTCCActttcaattga